One window of Athalia rosae chromosome 2, iyAthRosa1.1, whole genome shotgun sequence genomic DNA carries:
- the LOC105689406 gene encoding SRSF protein kinase 3 isoform X2: MSAKTDVNRRVLAIQAKKKRHKPGKRKVKGSLGDTDTPGSNGPQGGPKTSSSNQENTSSRPYSGGNGSSSSNETIEDDEIYSSDDEEQEDSSDYCKGGYHPVKIGDLFLNRYHVTRKLGWGHFSTVWLCWDLQDKRFVALKVVKSASHFTETALDEIKLLKDVRDTDSNDPKRNKTVQLLNDFKISGINGLHVCMVFEVLGHNLLKLIIKSNYRGIPRNNVKSIIRQVLEGLDYLHNKCKIIHTDIKPENVLICVDETYIRKLASEATELYSLGFKLPVSLISTAPKEFQEPTTNTKMSKNKKKKLKKKAKRQNELLKKQMEQIEEIEEQSKLLVDPVENGGVETNSPDQDVNTESIEDNTTESKESPDISEPPTSEPALRINGIDVFTGGEKIENQSLEEHQKVEDITLCDIEQSCSEGTLAPDTEETEESGEGNALTSVHILNPPESKQLKRASVAPLDPAIVECEVEVKIADLGNACWVHKKFTEDIQTRQYRSLEVLLGAGYDTSADIWSTACMAFELATGDYLFEPHSGDDYSRDEDHLAHIIELLGEIPRRIALSGKHSRIFFNKKGELRHITGLKPWSLYEVLTEKYDWLPSEAREFAKFLTPMLDFDPSKRATAAECLKHPWLNQVK; the protein is encoded by the exons ATGAGTGCCAAAACCGATGTTAATAGGCGAGTTCTCGCTATTCaggcaaagaaaaaacggCACAAGCCTGGAAAACGGAAGGTAAAAGGATCGTTGGGCGACACAGATACACCCGGGTCGAACGGACCTCAAGGGGGACCAAAGACTTCCTCTTCAAATCAAGAAAATACCAGCTCAAGACCGTACTCCGGTGGCAACGGAAGCAG CTCGAGTAATGAGACGATTGAGGATGATGAGATCTATAGTAGCGACGACGAAGAGCAGGAAGATAGCAGTGACTACTGCAAGGGAGGTTATCACCCTGTAAAAATTGGAGATTTATTTCTCAACCGCTATCATGTTACACGTAAACTTGGATGGGGACATTTTTCTACTGTCTGGCTCTGTTGGGACCTTCAG GATAAACGATTTGTTGCACTGAAGGTTGTTAAATCTGCATCACACTTTACAGAGACTGCactcgatgaaataaaacttttgaaaGATGTTCGCGACACGGATTCAAATGACCCAAAGAGGAATAAAACTGTTCAATTGTTGAATGATTTTAAAATCAGCGGTATCAATGGGCTCCATGTTTGTATGGTTTTCGAAGTCCTTGGACACAACCTACTCAAACTCATCATAAAATCTAACTATAGAGGCATTCCAAGGAACAATGTCAAATCCATCATTAGACAGGTTCTCGAGGGGTTGGATTACCTTCATAATAAAT gtaaaataattcacacAGACATAAAGCCAGAGAACGTATTGATATGCGTAGATGAGACATACATTAGAAAATTGGCATCAGAAGCTACAGAATTGTATTCTTTGGGATTTAAATTGCCGGTATCATTAATATCTACCGCTCCAAAAGAATTCCAGGAGCCTACGACGAACACGAAAATGtcaaagaataagaaaaaaaaattgaagaagaaggcAAAACGACAGAATGAATTATTGAAGAAACAGATGGAGCaaatagaagaaattgaagagcAGAGCAAGCTGCTCGTTGACCCAGTAGAAAATGGAGGAGTGGAAACCAACAGCCCTGATCAAGACGTCAACACTGAAAGCATTGAGGATAATACAACAGAAAGCAAAGAATCTCCTGATATCTCAGAACCTCCGACATCGGAGCCAGCGCTGCGGATAAACGGCATAGATGTTTTTActggtggagaaaaaatagaaaatcagtCATTGGAAGAACACCAAAAAGTTGAAGACATCACACTCTGTGATATTGAACAAAGTTGCAGTGAAGGCACCCTTGCGCCTGATACCGAGGAAACTGAGGAGAGCGGTGAAG GTAACGCATTAACTAGTGTGCATATTCTGAACCCTCCGGAATCTAAGCAGTTGAAACGTGCATCGGTAGCACCTTTGGATCCAGCGATAGTCGAGTGTGAAGTCGAGGTGAAAATTGCAGATCTTGGGAATGCCTGTTGGgttcataaaaaatttacagagGATATTCAAACACGGCAATACAGATCCCTCGAAGTATTATTGGGAGCTGGCTATGACACTTCGGCAGATATTTGGTCTACCGCTTGTATGGCTTTTGAATTAGCCACTGGTGATTACCTATTCGAACCTCATAGTGGTGATGATTACTCTAG AGATGAGGACCACTTAGCCCACATAATTGAGTTACTTGGTGAGATTCCACGGCGCATAGCACTTTCCGGAAAGCACTctcggatatttttcaacaaaaaaggagaattgAGGCACATAACCGGTCTTAAGCCTTGGAGTCTCTACGAAGTCCTAACGGAGAAGTACGACTGGCTGCCGAGCGAAGCACGTGAATTTGCTAAGTTCCTAACACCGATGCTTGACTTTGATCCCAGTAAGCGGGCAACAGCTGCAGAGTGCCTGAAGCATCCGTGGCTAAACCAAGTCAAATAA
- the LOC105689406 gene encoding SRSF protein kinase 3 isoform X1, with translation MSAKTDVNRRVLAIQAKKKRHKPGKRKVKGSLGDTDTPGSNGPQGGPKTSSSNQENTSSRPYSGGNGSRLEPCHSSSNETIEDDEIYSSDDEEQEDSSDYCKGGYHPVKIGDLFLNRYHVTRKLGWGHFSTVWLCWDLQDKRFVALKVVKSASHFTETALDEIKLLKDVRDTDSNDPKRNKTVQLLNDFKISGINGLHVCMVFEVLGHNLLKLIIKSNYRGIPRNNVKSIIRQVLEGLDYLHNKCKIIHTDIKPENVLICVDETYIRKLASEATELYSLGFKLPVSLISTAPKEFQEPTTNTKMSKNKKKKLKKKAKRQNELLKKQMEQIEEIEEQSKLLVDPVENGGVETNSPDQDVNTESIEDNTTESKESPDISEPPTSEPALRINGIDVFTGGEKIENQSLEEHQKVEDITLCDIEQSCSEGTLAPDTEETEESGEGNALTSVHILNPPESKQLKRASVAPLDPAIVECEVEVKIADLGNACWVHKKFTEDIQTRQYRSLEVLLGAGYDTSADIWSTACMAFELATGDYLFEPHSGDDYSRDEDHLAHIIELLGEIPRRIALSGKHSRIFFNKKGELRHITGLKPWSLYEVLTEKYDWLPSEAREFAKFLTPMLDFDPSKRATAAECLKHPWLNQVK, from the exons ATGAGTGCCAAAACCGATGTTAATAGGCGAGTTCTCGCTATTCaggcaaagaaaaaacggCACAAGCCTGGAAAACGGAAGGTAAAAGGATCGTTGGGCGACACAGATACACCCGGGTCGAACGGACCTCAAGGGGGACCAAAGACTTCCTCTTCAAATCAAGAAAATACCAGCTCAAGACCGTACTCCGGTGGCAACGGAAGCAG GTTGGAGCCTTGTCATAGCTCGAGTAATGAGACGATTGAGGATGATGAGATCTATAGTAGCGACGACGAAGAGCAGGAAGATAGCAGTGACTACTGCAAGGGAGGTTATCACCCTGTAAAAATTGGAGATTTATTTCTCAACCGCTATCATGTTACACGTAAACTTGGATGGGGACATTTTTCTACTGTCTGGCTCTGTTGGGACCTTCAG GATAAACGATTTGTTGCACTGAAGGTTGTTAAATCTGCATCACACTTTACAGAGACTGCactcgatgaaataaaacttttgaaaGATGTTCGCGACACGGATTCAAATGACCCAAAGAGGAATAAAACTGTTCAATTGTTGAATGATTTTAAAATCAGCGGTATCAATGGGCTCCATGTTTGTATGGTTTTCGAAGTCCTTGGACACAACCTACTCAAACTCATCATAAAATCTAACTATAGAGGCATTCCAAGGAACAATGTCAAATCCATCATTAGACAGGTTCTCGAGGGGTTGGATTACCTTCATAATAAAT gtaaaataattcacacAGACATAAAGCCAGAGAACGTATTGATATGCGTAGATGAGACATACATTAGAAAATTGGCATCAGAAGCTACAGAATTGTATTCTTTGGGATTTAAATTGCCGGTATCATTAATATCTACCGCTCCAAAAGAATTCCAGGAGCCTACGACGAACACGAAAATGtcaaagaataagaaaaaaaaattgaagaagaaggcAAAACGACAGAATGAATTATTGAAGAAACAGATGGAGCaaatagaagaaattgaagagcAGAGCAAGCTGCTCGTTGACCCAGTAGAAAATGGAGGAGTGGAAACCAACAGCCCTGATCAAGACGTCAACACTGAAAGCATTGAGGATAATACAACAGAAAGCAAAGAATCTCCTGATATCTCAGAACCTCCGACATCGGAGCCAGCGCTGCGGATAAACGGCATAGATGTTTTTActggtggagaaaaaatagaaaatcagtCATTGGAAGAACACCAAAAAGTTGAAGACATCACACTCTGTGATATTGAACAAAGTTGCAGTGAAGGCACCCTTGCGCCTGATACCGAGGAAACTGAGGAGAGCGGTGAAG GTAACGCATTAACTAGTGTGCATATTCTGAACCCTCCGGAATCTAAGCAGTTGAAACGTGCATCGGTAGCACCTTTGGATCCAGCGATAGTCGAGTGTGAAGTCGAGGTGAAAATTGCAGATCTTGGGAATGCCTGTTGGgttcataaaaaatttacagagGATATTCAAACACGGCAATACAGATCCCTCGAAGTATTATTGGGAGCTGGCTATGACACTTCGGCAGATATTTGGTCTACCGCTTGTATGGCTTTTGAATTAGCCACTGGTGATTACCTATTCGAACCTCATAGTGGTGATGATTACTCTAG AGATGAGGACCACTTAGCCCACATAATTGAGTTACTTGGTGAGATTCCACGGCGCATAGCACTTTCCGGAAAGCACTctcggatatttttcaacaaaaaaggagaattgAGGCACATAACCGGTCTTAAGCCTTGGAGTCTCTACGAAGTCCTAACGGAGAAGTACGACTGGCTGCCGAGCGAAGCACGTGAATTTGCTAAGTTCCTAACACCGATGCTTGACTTTGATCCCAGTAAGCGGGCAACAGCTGCAGAGTGCCTGAAGCATCCGTGGCTAAACCAAGTCAAATAA
- the LOC105689311 gene encoding venom acid phosphatase Acph-1-like, producing MRNFLVAICLWMVINGVVMFGDASVEDQAQLKLLAVLFRHGDRTPDPSIGEYFRTSLSPKNNWFPAGPGNLLNEGKLREYNLGRALKSRYDEFLGDIYYPAILKARSTDYDRTKMSLQLVLNGLFPPAPIQQWKKGVDWQPIPTEYFRAEEDWVLRPDLCPKSMAAKNTYVNSTEYRERLSELEDLSKCLEKATGKEYKTILDMALLYIYLSQEAASGRKLPEWTKGIFPNGRLLDAATFYFDIQTRNDELRRLSGGMLLRKITDDFKSYRNGTLEQGRKLYAYSAHDVNIAALLGTLGIWKPHMPQYSSAVIMELLEYNDEYFIKVVRYLGIPPKFIEVRIPQCDKLCPMDKFLFLMKNVIATDDDLECV from the exons ATGAGAAACTTTTTAGTAGCAATTTGTTTGTGGATGGTGATTAACGGAGTAGTCATGTTTGGAGACGCATCGGTTGAAGATCAGGCACAATTGAAATTACTAGCGGTC TTATTCAGGCACGGGGATCGCACTCCCGACCCAAGCATAGGCGAATATTTTCGAACGAGTTTGAGCCCGAAAAATAATTGGTTTCCAGCGGGTCCGGGAAATCTGTTGAAT GAGGGAAAACTGCGAGAGTATAATCTCGGACGAGCACTAAAATCAAGATACGATGAATTTCTGGGCGACATCTATTACCCCGCGATACTCAAAGCTCGCAGTACTGATTATGACCGAACCAAAATGTCTCTCCAATTGGTTTTGAACGGTTTATTTCCTCCGGCACCAATTCAACAATGGAAGAAAGGGGTGGACTGGCAGCCGATTCCTACAGAATACTTTCGTGCGGAGGAAGACTGGGTTTTGCGTCCCGATTTGTGTCCTAA ATCGATGGCTGCGAAAAATACGTACGTGAATAGTACGGAATATCGTGAACGCTTGAGCGAGCTGGAAGATTTGTCGAAATGTCTTGAGAAAGCCACCGGCAAGGAGTATAAAACTATTCTTGATATGGCTTTGTTGTACATCTATCTTAGTCAAGAAGCTGCTTCGGGAAGGAAGCTTCCAGAATGGACCAaaggaatttttccaaatggCCGATTATTGGATGCCGCTACCTTCTATTTTGATATACAGACACGCAATGATGAACTGAGGAGATTGTCTGGGG GAATGTTGCTGCGGAAAATTACCGATGATTTCAAGAGTTATAGAAATGGGACTCTAGAGCAAGGCAGGAAATTATACGCTTACAGTGCCCATGATGTAAACATCGCTGCTCTCCTGGGTACTCTTGGAATCTGGAAACCCCATATGCCACAATACTCTAGTGCCGTCATCATGGAACTATTAGAGTATAATGACGAATATTTTATCAAG GTGGTTCGGTATCTCGGAATTCCACCAAAGTTCATAGAAGTGCGCATTCCGCAGTGTGACAAGCTATGCCCGATGGATAAGTTCTTGTTCCTCATGAAGAACGTCATTGCAACCGATGACGATTTGGAATGTGTATAG
- the LOC105689320 gene encoding venom acid phosphatase Acph-1-like, which translates to MIMRIILLLIPLVTVTNKVVVFGDEVGDTARLKLLVILFRHGDRTPEEIPELGDSQDLVEEYDFFPIGPGGLTNRGKLREFNLGRTIRSKYDKFLGPIYSPELVEARSTSIDRTKMSLQLVLNGIFPPVPSQQWKDGVDWQPFSTKYNRANNDVLMQPHICRKTIAAYNRFRNSTEYDKLLTELSDLVAYIKRMTGKVFTDIAQLSLVANTIAMRYAQGSKFPEWIDTNYLSHRLMDATSSFFQVRNGNDELRRLHGGALLRKIIDDFLKYRNGTLDKARKLYLYSGHDVNIVDILGVLGLWQRHTPQFSSSIIIELLEKNEQYFVKVIYYLGIPAKFTELQIPGCAKLCPLDELIIRRKKFIATNDDLTCE; encoded by the exons ATGATCATGAGAATCATTTTGTTGTTAATTCCTCTCGTGACGGTGACGAACAAAGTAGTCGTATTTGGCGATGAAGTTGGAGATACGGCACGATTAAAATTACTCGTTATC CTTTTCAGGCATGGCGATCGGACTCCTGAGGAAATCCCGGAATTGGGAGATTCACAAGATTTGGTGGAGGAATATGATTTCTTCCCAATTGGTCCAGGGGGGCTGACAAAT CGTGGAAAACTGCGAGAATTCAACCTTGGACGTACGATAAGATCAAAATACGACAAATTCTTGGGCCCTATCTATAGCCCTGAGCTGGTCGAAGCGCGCAGCACAAGTATAGACCGGACAAAGATGTCACTTCAATTGGTTTTAAATGGTATTTTTCCTCCGGTACCGAGTCAGCAATGGAAAGACGGGGTGGACTGGCAGCCATTTTCCACCAAATACAATCGTGCCAATAATGACGTGCTTATGCAGCCCCATATATGTCGGAA aaCTATCGCTGCATACAATCGTTTTAGGAACAGCACCGAATATGATAAACTCTTAACCGAGCTCAGCGATCTGGTGGCCTATATTAAAAGAATGACTGGCAAGGTTTTTACAGATATTGCTCAGTTATCTCTAGTCGCCAATACTATTGCCATGCGATACGCTCAGGGATCGAAGTTTCCAGAATGGATTGACACGAATTATTTAAGCCATCGGCTGATGGATGCTACAAGTAGTTTTTTCCAAGTACGGAACGGCAATGATGAACTAAGGAGATTGCACGGAG GGGCGTTGCTGCGCAAGATCATCGACGACTTTCTCAAGTATCGAAACGGGACTCTAGATAAAGCCAGAAAACTCTATCTTTACAGTGGCCATGATGTAAACATCGTCGATATCCTGGGTGTTCTTGGTCTCTGGCAACGCCACACACCTCAATTTTCAAGCTCCATCATCATTGAACTATTGGAAAAGAACGAACAATATTTCGTCAAG gtGATTTACTATCTTGGAATTCCCGCAAAGTTTACCGAACTACAAATACCAGGGTGTGCCAAGTTATGCCCTCTAGACGAATTGATTATCCGGAGAAAGAAATTCATTGCCACCAATGACGACCTCACGtgcgaataa
- the LOC125499943 gene encoding uncharacterized protein LOC125499943: MLRFVVLFSLLAVSQQSPLLGNLLNLNLDALLNLDLSPVLALLGKINLDVDLLSSVTNPADLLKRLEQINSQADAALENCLANLYDVQLLGDPSALTAALNDYLDLNKNVAEVKKLYQSLSTAN, translated from the coding sequence ATGTTGCGGTTCGTTGTGCTATTCTCACTCTTGGCTGTCAGTCAGCAATCTCCTTTACTGGGGAATCTTCTCAATCTCAATCTAGACGCCTTACTCAACCTCGATCTCAGTCCTGTATTGGCCCTTCTTGGAAAAATAAACCTGGACGTGGACCTATTGTCAAGCGTAACAAACCCCGCGGACCTTCTCAAACGATTAGAACAAATCAATTCTCAGGCAGATGCAGCCCTCGAAAATTGTTTAGCCAACTTGTATGACGTCCAGTTGCTGGGCGACCCATCTGCATTAACTGCTGCCTTGAATGATTACTTGgatttgaacaaaaatgttGCAGAAGTTAAGAAACTGTATCAGTCACTTAGTACAGCGAACTAG